In Flavobacterium lacustre, a genomic segment contains:
- a CDS encoding tetratricopeptide repeat protein, with amino-acid sequence MKNLVLYVLLLFSLVVSAQEKDVALPKANEDFGAKNYVDAEANYRISKSKFPARTVASYNLGNAIYRQNQFSESKFAYAKAIKNLKSRPQKHKAFHNLGNVFMKEKDYTNAVEAYKNALRNNPSDEETRYNYALAKKMLKENPPKNDKNKDKNKDKKDDKKDDKKDGDKDKKNDKGDKDKDKKDDKGDKDKDKSDENGKKDENSKNEGKPKPTPGGISPQRLQSLLDAVNNEEKKVQNKVNAQKVKGSPVKTEKDW; translated from the coding sequence ATGAAAAATTTAGTTCTATATGTTTTATTATTGTTTTCTTTGGTCGTTTCGGCTCAAGAAAAAGATGTTGCTTTGCCTAAAGCCAATGAAGATTTTGGGGCTAAAAATTATGTCGATGCTGAAGCTAATTATAGAATTTCAAAATCAAAATTTCCTGCCAGAACGGTTGCGTCCTATAATTTAGGAAATGCCATTTACAGACAAAATCAATTTTCGGAATCTAAATTTGCTTACGCAAAAGCCATCAAAAACTTAAAATCAAGACCTCAGAAACATAAGGCATTTCATAATTTAGGAAATGTTTTTATGAAAGAGAAAGATTATACTAATGCTGTTGAAGCCTATAAAAATGCGTTGAGAAACAATCCTTCGGATGAAGAGACACGTTACAATTATGCTTTGGCAAAAAAAATGTTAAAAGAAAATCCGCCAAAAAACGATAAGAATAAAGATAAAAATAAGGATAAGAAAGACGATAAAAAGGACGACAAGAAAGACGGCGATAAGGATAAGAAAAACGATAAAGGCGACAAGGACAAAGATAAAAAAGACGACAAAGGCGATAAAGACAAAGACAAGTCCGATGAAAATGGCAAAAAGGATGAGAATTCAAAAAATGAAGGAAAACCAAAACCAACACCTGGCGGAATTTCTCCTCAACGCTTGCAAAGTCTTCTGGACGCAGTAAATAATGAAGAAAAGAAAGTTCAAAATAAAGTAAATGCCCAAAAGGTAAAAGGAAGTCCGGTAAAAACGGAAAAAGATTGGTAA
- a CDS encoding VWA domain-containing protein, which produces MELDEKKYLYLLFILPIVVLLFLFNMYWKRKKQREFGDLDLVKKLSPERSVFKPVFKLVVLLLAMTGLILGLVNPKIGTKMETVKREGIDIVFAVDVSKSMLSEDVAPNRLDKSKQIVSQIINQLGNDRIGIVAYAGSSFPVLPITTDYSVAKMFLQSMNTDMVSSVGTSLDEAIKLSSTYFDDKKTSKLLIMISDGEDHSEGAEAAAEEANKLGIKIITIGIGTEKGGTIPLKRNGVVESFKRDNNNEVVITKLNQESLKAIAKATKGGYVNGANTKEVIEYVKNALNNIEKTEFEATQMADFQSQFQWFLGIAFVLLLLDVFLLERKTKWVKKLNLFNDKE; this is translated from the coding sequence ATGGAATTAGACGAAAAAAAATATTTATACCTGTTGTTCATACTGCCAATTGTAGTATTGCTTTTTCTTTTCAATATGTATTGGAAAAGAAAAAAACAACGAGAATTTGGTGACTTGGATTTAGTCAAAAAACTAAGTCCGGAACGTTCTGTTTTTAAACCGGTTTTTAAATTAGTGGTGTTACTTTTGGCCATGACCGGATTGATTTTGGGATTGGTAAATCCAAAAATTGGAACCAAAATGGAAACCGTAAAACGAGAAGGAATTGATATTGTTTTTGCTGTTGACGTTTCTAAAAGTATGCTTTCTGAAGATGTGGCGCCCAATCGTTTAGACAAAAGCAAGCAAATTGTTTCTCAGATTATCAATCAGTTGGGAAATGACCGAATAGGAATTGTGGCGTATGCTGGAAGTTCGTTTCCGGTTTTACCGATTACAACGGATTATAGTGTGGCCAAAATGTTTCTGCAAAGCATGAATACCGATATGGTTTCATCCGTTGGAACCTCATTAGATGAAGCCATAAAATTGTCTTCTACATATTTTGACGATAAAAAAACGAGTAAGTTACTGATTATGATTTCGGATGGAGAAGACCATTCCGAAGGTGCAGAAGCCGCTGCAGAAGAAGCTAATAAATTAGGAATTAAAATTATTACCATTGGTATAGGAACCGAAAAAGGAGGTACAATTCCTTTGAAAAGAAATGGAGTTGTTGAAAGTTTTAAGCGCGATAATAATAATGAAGTGGTGATTACTAAACTGAACCAAGAAAGTTTGAAAGCTATTGCAAAAGCTACAAAAGGAGGTTATGTGAATGGTGCCAACACGAAAGAAGTTATAGAATATGTTAAAAATGCATTGAATAATATTGAAAAAACTGAATTTGAAGCTACACAAATGGCCGATTTTCAGTCGCAATTTCAATGGTTTTTGGGAATAGCTTTTGTTTTATTGCTATTGGATGTTTTTCTTTTGGAACGCAAAACGAAGTGGGTGAAAAAATTGAATTTGTTTAACGACAAAGAGTAA
- a CDS encoding vWA domain-containing protein → MAKITFLNPEFFWLFLLIPIAVAWLFLKRNQQTATLKISSVQGFKGSNSLLARLQPFLGVLRLLALSSLIVAMARPRTVDISNKTKTTKGIDIVMAVDVSGSMLARDLKPNRMEALKRVAADFVVERPNDRIGLVVYASEAYTKTPVTSDKAIILEAIKSIKYDQVLQDGTGIGMGLATAVNRLKESKAKSKVIILLTDGVNNAGFIEPETASDIAKQYGIKVYTIGIGTNGMASSPYALSPNGQLMFRMMQVEIDEQLMKSIARKTDGKYFRATSNDKLAEIYAAINKLETTEIEELKFYDYDEKFRPFVWFAGFLLLLEIGLRNTVYRSFI, encoded by the coding sequence ATGGCAAAGATTACGTTTTTAAACCCAGAGTTTTTTTGGTTGTTTCTTTTGATTCCAATCGCAGTTGCCTGGTTGTTTTTGAAAAGAAACCAGCAAACGGCTACATTAAAAATCAGTTCTGTTCAAGGATTTAAAGGGTCTAATTCTCTTTTGGCCAGATTGCAGCCTTTTTTGGGTGTACTTCGATTATTGGCATTAAGCTCTTTGATTGTAGCAATGGCAAGACCAAGAACCGTTGATATCAGCAATAAAACCAAAACGACTAAAGGAATTGATATTGTTATGGCAGTCGATGTTTCCGGAAGTATGTTGGCCAGAGATTTAAAACCCAACCGAATGGAAGCGCTGAAAAGAGTGGCTGCTGATTTTGTTGTAGAAAGACCAAATGACCGAATCGGACTTGTAGTTTATGCTTCGGAAGCGTATACAAAAACGCCGGTTACGAGTGATAAAGCGATTATTCTGGAGGCAATAAAAAGTATTAAATACGATCAGGTTTTACAAGACGGAACGGGAATTGGAATGGGATTGGCCACAGCCGTAAATAGATTGAAAGAGAGTAAAGCCAAAAGTAAAGTGATTATTCTTTTGACTGACGGTGTGAATAATGCCGGTTTTATTGAGCCTGAAACCGCTTCGGATATTGCAAAACAATACGGAATAAAAGTATATACGATAGGAATTGGGACTAACGGAATGGCGTCATCTCCCTACGCATTAAGTCCAAACGGGCAGCTTATGTTTCGAATGATGCAAGTGGAAATCGATGAACAATTGATGAAAAGTATTGCCAGAAAAACAGACGGAAAATATTTTAGAGCCACCAGCAATGATAAGTTAGCCGAAATTTATGCAGCCATCAACAAACTGGAAACTACTGAAATCGAAGAATTGAAATTTTATGATTATGATGAAAAATTCAGACCATTTGTATGGTTCGCCGGATTTTTATTGTTGTTAGAAATTGGATTGCGAAACACCGTTTATCGCTCATTTATATAA
- a CDS encoding DUF58 domain-containing protein, whose amino-acid sequence MDTKELLKKVRKIEIKTRRLSDHIFSGEYHTSFKGRGMTFSEVRQYQYGDDIRAIDWNVTARYNEAHVKVFEEERELTMMLMVDISGSESFGSKNQFKKDIVTEIAATMAFSATQNNDKIGLILFSDEIELYIPPKKGRSHVLRIIRELIEFQPKSHKTDIAQALKFLSGTQKKKAIVFVISDFMSEDYEQTLKIAAKKHDITGIRVYDIREEKMPNLGMVSMLDAETGETKLVNTGSKSVRINYEKYYHDKVNYFKETFRKSGSGVVNTRVDESYVTKLLGYFKSR is encoded by the coding sequence ATGGATACAAAAGAGCTTTTAAAAAAAGTACGAAAAATAGAAATCAAAACCCGAAGATTGAGCGATCATATCTTTTCGGGTGAATACCATACCTCGTTCAAAGGACGCGGAATGACTTTTAGCGAAGTGCGTCAATACCAGTATGGAGACGATATTCGTGCCATTGATTGGAACGTAACCGCACGATACAATGAAGCGCATGTAAAAGTTTTTGAGGAAGAACGCGAATTGACCATGATGTTAATGGTTGATATTTCCGGCTCTGAAAGTTTTGGTTCCAAAAATCAATTCAAAAAAGATATTGTTACTGAAATTGCTGCAACAATGGCTTTTTCGGCTACCCAAAACAATGACAAAATTGGATTGATCTTGTTTTCAGATGAAATCGAATTGTATATTCCGCCAAAAAAAGGAAGATCACATGTATTGCGCATCATTCGAGAACTGATAGAATTTCAACCCAAAAGCCATAAAACAGATATTGCGCAAGCCTTGAAATTTTTGTCCGGAACCCAAAAAAAGAAAGCGATTGTATTTGTTATTTCTGATTTCATGTCGGAAGATTACGAACAGACGTTGAAAATTGCGGCTAAGAAACATGATATTACAGGCATTCGAGTGTATGATATTCGGGAAGAAAAAATGCCAAACTTAGGAATGGTTTCCATGCTTGATGCCGAAACCGGTGAAACAAAATTAGTGAACACAGGTTCAAAATCAGTCCGAATAAATTACGAGAAATACTATCACGATAAGGTCAATTATTTTAAGGAAACTTTCAGAAAATCAGGTTCAGGAGTTGTAAACACAAGAGTTGACGAAAGTTATGTGACTAAATTATTAGGCTATTTTAAATCGAGATGA
- a CDS encoding AAA family ATPase has protein sequence MEENTTTLDIRAINEKIERESAFIDLLTMEMNKVIVGQKHMVERLLIGLLGQGHILLEGVPGLAKTLAINTLSQAINGSFSRIQFTPDLLPADVVGTMIYNIKQNEFSIKKGPIFANFVLADEINRAPAKVQSALLEAMQEKQVTIGDTTFKLDRPFLVLATQNPIEQEGTYQLPEAQVDRFMLKTVIDYPKMDEERLVIRQNLKGSYDKVNQVVSVEQILRAQEAVREVYMDEKIEKYILDIVFATRYPEKYKLADLKPLIGFGASPRGSINLANAAKCYAFIKRRGYVIPEDVRAVVHDVLRHRIGVTYEAEAENITSVDIINKIVNEIEVP, from the coding sequence ATGGAAGAAAATACAACGACTTTAGACATTAGAGCGATTAATGAAAAAATTGAAAGAGAGAGTGCTTTTATAGACCTCCTTACTATGGAAATGAACAAAGTTATTGTGGGTCAAAAACACATGGTCGAACGTTTATTAATTGGGCTTTTAGGTCAAGGTCACATATTATTAGAAGGTGTTCCGGGATTGGCCAAAACACTGGCGATTAATACCCTTTCACAAGCTATAAATGGATCGTTCAGCAGAATCCAGTTTACACCGGATTTATTGCCTGCAGATGTAGTGGGAACGATGATTTACAACATCAAGCAAAATGAATTTTCGATAAAAAAAGGACCTATTTTTGCCAATTTCGTCTTAGCCGATGAGATTAACCGTGCGCCAGCCAAAGTACAATCGGCACTTTTGGAAGCCATGCAGGAAAAACAAGTGACCATTGGCGATACCACTTTTAAGTTAGACCGCCCATTTTTAGTTTTGGCTACACAAAACCCAATCGAGCAAGAAGGAACTTACCAACTTCCCGAAGCACAAGTCGATCGTTTTATGTTGAAAACTGTAATTGATTATCCAAAAATGGACGAAGAACGATTGGTGATTCGTCAGAATTTAAAAGGAAGTTACGATAAAGTAAATCAAGTGGTTTCTGTAGAGCAAATTTTGCGTGCGCAAGAAGCCGTTCGTGAGGTTTACATGGATGAAAAAATTGAAAAATACATATTAGATATCGTTTTTGCCACTCGTTATCCGGAGAAATATAAATTAGCTGATTTGAAACCTTTAATCGGGTTTGGAGCTTCACCTCGTGGAAGTATCAATTTAGCAAATGCAGCAAAATGTTATGCTTTTATTAAACGTCGCGGATATGTAATTCCAGAAGATGTTCGCGCTGTAGTTCATGATGTTTTGCGTCATAGAATTGGTGTGACTTATGAAGCTGAAGCCGAAAATATTACTTCGGTGGATATCATTAATAAAATCGTAAACGAAATTGAAGTACCGTAA
- a CDS encoding aldo/keto reductase, which yields MTKTTLSPIIAGAMNWGIWDKNLNTKEMKNMIHLCLENKITTFDHADIYGSYTTESEFGKAFASSKIEREKMQLISKCGIQMKAESRPTKIKHYDYSKEYIIWSVENSLKNLQTDYLDVLLLHRPSPLMQADEIAEAVSKLKSEGKIIDFGLSNFTTSQTELIRQKTEISYNQISFSATNFEPMLNGSFDYMQIHNIRPMSWNPLGSVFRQENEQTHRLRKLLATLVSKYEFGSDTILLSWILQHPAKVIPIAGTVNVARIQSLMKATELKLDKEDWFAIWTESAGNEVP from the coding sequence ATGACTAAAACAACATTATCGCCTATTATAGCTGGCGCTATGAATTGGGGAATTTGGGATAAAAATCTCAATACTAAAGAAATGAAGAATATGATTCATCTTTGTTTAGAAAATAAAATTACCACCTTTGACCATGCCGATATTTACGGTTCCTATACTACTGAATCTGAATTTGGAAAAGCATTTGCTTCAAGCAAAATTGAAAGAGAAAAAATGCAGCTCATTTCAAAATGCGGCATTCAAATGAAAGCAGAAAGCAGACCTACAAAAATTAAACATTATGATTATTCAAAAGAATATATCATCTGGTCTGTCGAAAATTCATTGAAAAATTTGCAAACAGATTATTTAGATGTGCTTTTGTTGCACAGACCGAGTCCGTTAATGCAAGCTGATGAAATTGCAGAGGCGGTTTCAAAATTAAAATCCGAAGGAAAAATTATTGATTTTGGTCTTTCTAATTTCACTACCTCACAAACCGAACTGATTCGTCAGAAAACGGAAATCAGCTACAATCAGATTTCTTTTTCGGCCACTAATTTTGAGCCAATGCTAAACGGAAGTTTTGATTATATGCAAATACACAATATTCGTCCCATGTCTTGGAATCCTCTGGGAAGTGTTTTCAGACAAGAAAATGAGCAGACACATCGATTGAGAAAATTGTTAGCCACACTGGTTTCAAAATACGAATTTGGCTCTGATACTATTTTACTTTCTTGGATTTTACAGCATCCCGCAAAAGTAATTCCTATTGCCGGAACAGTAAATGTTGCCCGAATTCAATCCTTAATGAAAGCAACCGAATTAAAATTAGATAAAGAGGACTGGTTTGCCATCTGGACAGAAAGTGCAGGAAATGAAGTTCCTTAA
- a CDS encoding SDR family NAD(P)-dependent oxidoreductase — protein MNKTALVTGATSGIGRATARILAKNNYKIILCGRREDRLTALEKELSEYTEIHTLSFDVRDKKAVFESINSLPEAFSTIDILINNAGNAHGLDPIQTGDLDDWDAMIDINVKGLLYVSKAIIPQMIERKSGHIINIGSIAGKEVYPNGNVYCASKHAVDALNQSMRMDLNPYGIRVGAIHPGMVETEFSEVRFKGDTDRASTVYKDIKALQAEDIADIIYFVVSRPSHVNIGDLVVFPTAQASATIVNRTLDL, from the coding sequence ATGAATAAAACAGCTTTAGTAACTGGTGCAACCAGCGGAATCGGAAGAGCAACAGCGCGAATATTAGCTAAAAATAATTACAAAATTATTCTCTGCGGACGCCGTGAAGACCGATTGACAGCATTAGAAAAAGAACTTTCTGAATACACTGAAATCCACACTTTGTCATTTGATGTTCGGGATAAAAAAGCGGTTTTTGAAAGCATTAATTCGTTACCGGAAGCATTTTCAACAATTGATATTTTGATTAATAATGCCGGAAACGCACATGGTTTAGATCCGATACAAACCGGAGATTTAGACGATTGGGATGCGATGATTGACATTAATGTAAAAGGACTTTTGTATGTCTCGAAAGCGATAATACCGCAAATGATAGAACGAAAATCAGGTCATATTATCAACATTGGTTCTATTGCCGGAAAAGAAGTTTATCCGAACGGAAATGTGTATTGCGCATCAAAACATGCTGTTGACGCACTGAATCAAAGCATGCGTATGGACTTAAATCCATACGGAATTCGGGTTGGCGCAATTCATCCCGGAATGGTCGAAACGGAATTTAGTGAAGTGCGTTTCAAAGGCGATACGGACCGGGCTTCAACTGTTTATAAAGACATTAAAGCCTTACAAGCAGAAGATATTGCTGATATTATTTACTTTGTAGTTTCCAGACCGTCTCATGTAAATATCGGTGATTTGGTTGTGTTTCCAACGGCACAAGCTTCTGCCACAATTGTGAACAGAACATTAGACTTATAG
- a CDS encoding ATP-binding protein, with the protein MINKRLLIKNLLAHNDESSFYDKKRQLNLHSREGKAKFLKHICALSNSNPANNSYIVVGVEDQDNSIVGDDFFDDSRIQNLVNAFLENPPKIQYENVPFPNLPKDKVIGLVTIKPKSKTSFFKKGIHTIPANSVFIRRGSNTMPIEGEIEKNYQNTETVIGIENNSRNSIEYTLDGVIDFMNFRHKDMAPKYKVFKELFVICWAGIAKKSRDKIYLSRVDIELINEQIKLFYSAQDVVEITFNDDTFTIIEYVPLGLNDKTSYYPLEQQTIHFHDNGYYKIDREMLFEPPAFNKKMLFHIYNTNISLLKKLEKGLTLNERERKDLDNLPSTFMICYLNGFDEAKQKLIDAKTLLKPYTQVYLSFKEALRILRKMKYDVQ; encoded by the coding sequence ATGATTAACAAACGCTTATTAATTAAAAACCTTTTGGCTCACAATGATGAGAGCAGTTTTTATGATAAAAAGCGCCAGTTAAATTTACATTCCAGAGAAGGAAAAGCAAAATTTTTGAAACATATTTGTGCGTTATCCAACTCGAATCCTGCTAACAATTCCTATATAGTTGTAGGTGTTGAAGATCAAGATAACAGCATAGTAGGCGACGACTTTTTTGACGACAGTCGCATACAGAATTTAGTAAATGCTTTCCTGGAAAATCCTCCGAAGATTCAATACGAAAATGTACCTTTTCCTAATTTGCCCAAAGATAAAGTCATAGGATTGGTAACCATTAAACCCAAAAGCAAAACATCTTTTTTCAAAAAAGGGATTCATACAATTCCTGCCAATAGTGTTTTTATACGACGCGGCAGCAATACAATGCCGATTGAAGGAGAAATCGAGAAGAATTACCAAAATACAGAAACCGTTATTGGCATCGAAAATAATTCAAGAAACAGCATCGAATATACACTGGATGGCGTGATTGATTTTATGAATTTTCGACATAAAGATATGGCTCCAAAGTACAAAGTATTCAAAGAATTATTTGTCATATGTTGGGCCGGAATTGCGAAAAAATCTCGAGATAAAATCTATTTATCGCGCGTGGATATTGAGTTAATTAACGAACAAATTAAATTATTTTATTCTGCTCAGGATGTGGTTGAAATTACTTTTAACGATGACACTTTCACTATTATTGAGTACGTTCCGTTAGGGTTAAATGATAAAACTAGTTACTATCCGCTGGAGCAGCAAACGATTCATTTTCATGACAATGGCTATTACAAAATAGACCGTGAAATGCTTTTTGAACCGCCGGCTTTTAATAAAAAAATGTTGTTTCACATTTACAATACCAATATTTCTTTGCTTAAAAAACTCGAAAAAGGACTTACACTAAACGAACGCGAACGCAAGGATTTAGACAATCTGCCTTCAACTTTTATGATTTGTTACCTCAACGGATTTGATGAAGCCAAACAAAAACTGATTGACGCCAAAACACTTTTAAAACCGTACACACAAGTCTATTTATCGTTTAAGGAAGCGTTGCGAATTTTGAGGAAGATGAAATATGATGTACAGTAA
- a CDS encoding MepB family protein, with protein MNQIPVPLIETKERVFDLLGLQLLNPMAETESVAYSAFRFELSRFKMLFREAKITPTKTGQFVTLWKRIANGPIEPFDFSDAVDLFIINTRTETNFGQFVFSKEVLSQHGIITTGSREGKRAIRVYPSWDQTKNKQAQKTQKWQLNYFLEIPLNKPVDLNRAKALYFQNK; from the coding sequence ATGAACCAAATTCCTGTGCCATTAATTGAGACTAAAGAAAGAGTATTTGACCTGCTTGGTCTTCAACTTTTAAACCCAATGGCAGAAACAGAAAGTGTTGCCTACAGTGCATTCCGATTTGAACTTTCCCGATTTAAAATGCTTTTTCGGGAGGCAAAAATAACTCCTACCAAAACGGGTCAGTTTGTCACTTTATGGAAACGAATTGCAAATGGCCCAATTGAACCGTTTGACTTTTCGGATGCAGTCGATTTATTTATTATCAATACCAGAACGGAAACTAATTTTGGTCAATTTGTATTTTCTAAAGAAGTACTTTCCCAACATGGAATTATTACTACAGGTTCAAGAGAAGGCAAACGGGCCATTCGCGTATATCCGTCTTGGGATCAAACAAAAAATAAACAAGCGCAAAAAACGCAGAAATGGCAATTAAATTATTTTTTAGAAATCCCTTTAAATAAACCAGTAGATTTAAATCGGGCAAAAGCGCTTTATTTTCAAAATAAATAA
- a CDS encoding metallophosphoesterase family protein, with protein MRTLVIGDIHGGLRALHQVLERAKVTPKDKLIFLGDYVDGWSQSPQVINLLIAMKTTHNIICIRGNHDDLLLEWLNDSKDNLQWYQHGGEATVLAYESVSSETKKKHIEFLKSLDNYHLDEENRLFIHAGFTNMNGIDYEYFPKLFYWDRTLWETALALDKNIKKDDLFYPKRFTLYKEIYIGHTPVSRIGETTPVQRAMIWNVDTGAAFKGPLTIMDVDTKEFWQSEPLNHLYFDEKGRN; from the coding sequence ATGAGAACACTCGTTATAGGCGATATTCACGGCGGTTTGCGCGCGTTGCATCAAGTTTTGGAAAGAGCCAAAGTAACCCCAAAAGACAAACTGATTTTTTTGGGAGATTATGTTGACGGCTGGAGTCAATCCCCGCAGGTAATCAATCTTTTGATTGCTATGAAAACTACGCACAACATTATTTGCATTCGAGGCAATCATGACGATTTATTGTTGGAATGGCTCAATGACAGCAAAGATAATTTGCAGTGGTATCAACATGGCGGCGAAGCTACCGTTTTAGCATATGAATCCGTTAGTTCCGAAACTAAAAAAAAACATATTGAATTCCTTAAATCTTTAGATAATTATCATTTGGATGAAGAAAACCGATTGTTTATTCACGCCGGTTTTACCAACATGAACGGAATTGATTATGAGTATTTTCCAAAGCTTTTTTATTGGGACAGAACTTTATGGGAAACCGCATTGGCTTTGGACAAAAACATAAAAAAAGACGATTTGTTTTATCCAAAACGATTTACACTTTACAAAGAAATCTATATTGGCCACACCCCGGTTTCGAGAATTGGAGAAACAACTCCGGTGCAAAGAGCCATGATTTGGAATGTTGATACAGGTGCAGCATTCAAAGGCCCACTAACAATTATGGATGTTGACACTAAGGAATTTTGGCAGAGCGAACCCTTAAATCATTTGTATTTTGACGAAAAAGGAAGGAATTAA
- a CDS encoding DUF6646 family protein: MKKLISLALLLSFGFMSAQAFKGKGDAKFNVGATLQNGGTGIQLSTDFGLGENLSYGFSTGYLLGVDEILGDKPEFKDRFDAKFRINANLGNVLKIDEKLDVYPGLSLSLKNFGGHVGVRYFFTDGFGVYSEAAFPIAKYDNNNAVFNHLNNQFSFNIGASFNM, encoded by the coding sequence ATGAAAAAACTTATTTCATTAGCACTATTATTATCTTTTGGATTCATGAGTGCACAAGCTTTTAAAGGAAAAGGCGATGCTAAATTTAATGTTGGAGCGACGCTTCAAAACGGCGGAACCGGAATTCAATTATCAACTGATTTTGGACTTGGAGAAAATTTATCTTACGGATTTTCAACAGGATATTTATTAGGTGTGGACGAAATTTTAGGAGACAAGCCAGAATTCAAAGATCGTTTTGATGCTAAATTCAGAATCAATGCAAATCTTGGAAATGTGCTGAAAATAGATGAAAAACTGGACGTTTATCCTGGTTTGAGTTTGAGTTTAAAGAACTTTGGAGGACATGTTGGTGTGCGTTATTTCTTCACCGATGGTTTTGGTGTTTATTCTGAAGCCGCTTTCCCAATAGCAAAATATGATAACAACAATGCAGTTTTTAATCATTTAAATAACCAATTTAGTTTTAATATTGGCGCTTCGTTTAACATGTAA
- a CDS encoding SAM hydrolase/SAM-dependent halogenase family protein has product MKLRLLFFLCALTFQGFSQNNVLVFQSDFGTKDGAVSAMKGVAMGVSTDIKIFDLTHEIPAYNIWEAAYRLSQTAQYYPAGTVFVSVCDPGVGTSRHSVVLLTKSGHYFVTPDNGTLTLIAEQLGIQEIREIDEVKNRRANSNESYTFHGRDVYAFTGARLASKKITFEEVGPKLPNEVEKIAYQKPVFEKGIIKGGIPILDIQYGNVWTNIDKKTFSNLDVKPGDLVKIQIFNGTEKVYEGQLQLVNTFGQVAVGTDVCYFNSLLNFAIAVNQGNFSQKHKIYSGADWKISVSK; this is encoded by the coding sequence ATGAAATTACGATTATTATTCTTTTTGTGTGCGCTAACTTTTCAGGGTTTTTCACAGAACAACGTGTTGGTTTTTCAATCTGATTTTGGGACTAAAGACGGAGCGGTATCTGCAATGAAAGGCGTAGCTATGGGCGTTTCTACTGATATCAAAATATTTGATTTAACTCATGAAATTCCGGCATATAATATTTGGGAAGCAGCTTATCGCTTATCACAAACAGCTCAATATTATCCTGCAGGAACTGTTTTTGTTTCTGTTTGTGATCCAGGAGTTGGGACTTCAAGGCATTCAGTTGTTTTGCTTACTAAATCGGGACATTATTTTGTTACTCCGGATAACGGAACATTGACATTAATTGCAGAACAGTTGGGAATTCAAGAAATAAGAGAAATCGATGAGGTAAAAAACCGTCGCGCAAATTCTAACGAATCGTATACTTTTCATGGTCGCGATGTGTATGCTTTTACAGGAGCGCGTTTGGCTTCAAAAAAGATTACTTTTGAAGAAGTAGGGCCGAAATTACCAAATGAAGTGGAAAAAATAGCCTACCAAAAACCAGTTTTCGAAAAAGGAATTATCAAAGGGGGAATTCCAATATTAGATATTCAATACGGAAATGTTTGGACAAATATTGATAAAAAGACATTCAGTAATTTAGACGTAAAACCAGGTGATTTAGTTAAAATTCAAATTTTCAATGGAACCGAAAAAGTTTACGAAGGACAATTGCAGTTGGTTAATACTTTTGGTCAGGTTGCGGTTGGAACCGATGTTTGTTATTTCAACAGCCTTTTGAATTTCGCAATAGCAGTAAATCAGGGTAATTTTTCTCAAAAACATAAAATTTACAGCGGAGCTGATTGGAAAATTTCTGTTAGCAAGTAA